Genomic window (Dasypus novemcinctus isolate mDasNov1 chromosome 10, mDasNov1.1.hap2, whole genome shotgun sequence):
TTGGGCAGGAGGGGGCCAGGGAATGTTTTGAGCAAGGTCAGACATGTTCAGAATTAGGCTTTGGAAAAACAAGTCTGGCTGCAGGATGGAGGATGGATTGGAGGGGGCCAAGTGGAGGTGGGGAAACCTGAGTGGAGGCTGGCGCCACTGTGCAGGGGTCAGTGGGAGGGACAGAGTTGCCTGGCCCCGGGCAGTGACAGAGATGGACTCTAAAGCAGGGGGCCATagcttgaaattcaaaaaaatgttttcctttgggGATGTGTTAGTGCGGgtatattaaataatgcacagcatagtgtggacttactaaggggtctttggttttcacctgaccagcaaaggggtctgtggaacaaaaaaggttaagaacccctgcttggCCTAAGGAGGAGGCTTTGGGGCTGGCTGGACGTGGCGAGGGAGGGAAATACACAAGACTGGCCTGGGGGAGGGTTTTGAACTGGGGTGGCTGAGAGGTAAGCTGATGTCTCAGAAAGCGGACCAGGGTGGAAGCTGGGGCGGCGATGAGCTCGCTTGGACCCCGAGTTTAGGGATGTTCCTGAGGACATGTCAGACCTGCTGGCTCCCGGAGTGAGGACAGGCCTAGACTTGGCAGAGTGGGGGGACAGAGCCATTCGCGGAGGCAGCAAACCTCAGgacttgggggggtggggggggtgttgTGAGAATGGGCTAGGGGGAGAAGAGCATTTGCTTTGGTGCTTTGGCTGGGCCTCCTCCAGGCCTCGACTTCCTTGTCCACAAGGCAGGGTGGGTTATACCAAATCGCATTGACTGTACACttcagatgaattgtatgctttattcatatgtatcaagaaaatggatttgctttaaaaaatagggaaaaaaatggggtggggagggtgacgAGCCAAGCTGGAGGGAGGGGGTTGCAAGGAGGGTCAAGGAAAGACCCCGGACCCCAGAGGGGTGTGACAGCTTCCCGGAGCCCAGCGGCCGGCTGGGCCTGGGTTCTGACCCTGGGGCTTGGGACTCCGTCAGTTTCCCTGGAGGGGCTCCCAGATCCCCTTCCCGGGGTGCGGACCACAGCTCTGCCCCGCAGGTACAACGCCCAGGAGTACTATGACCGCATTCCCGAGCTCCGGCAGGTCATCGAGCAGCTGAACAGCGGCTTCTTCTCCCCCAAGCAGCCTGACCTGTTCAAGGACATTGTCAACATGCTCATGCATCACGACCGGTGAGCGAGGCCTGGCCGGAGGGTGGCGCGGGGGTGAGTGGAGGCCGCTGGACTGATCCAGGCTCAGGACTGAGCCACTCTGCAGGTCCCCAGCTGTCCCCAGGGACAGGATGGCCTTAGCCCTTGCCCTCACGGACCTTCCTGCCTCTCCATTCCCCTCCAGGTTTAAGGTCTTTGCGGATTATGAAGACTACATTAAATGCCAGGAGAAAGTCAGTGCCTTGTACAAGGTGAGGGGGCCGggcctgggcagggcagggcgctGGTGACCCTGGCTGGGATGAGGCCCGAGGTCAAATCGCTGGGCCCTCCGTGGGCTCCCTCTTGGCCTGCAGAACCCACGAGAGTGGACGCGGATGGTGATCCGGAACATAGCCACCTCTGGCAAGTTCTCCAGCGACCGCACCATCGCCCAGTATGCTCGGGAGATCTGGGGCGTGGAGCCTTCCCGCCAGCGCCTGGCAGCCCCTGATGAGGCCATCTGAGCCCCCAGACCAGACCCCAAACCGACCCCAACTCTGTTTGCAATCCCTCATCCAGGAGGGAGGCTACTGGAGTTAGACCTCCCAGCCCCCTGTGGAATCCCCAGTTATCTCCAGCCTCGAGATCCCAGTGTCCAGTGTGACGAAGGACACTGCTGCCCTCCTCCTATTTATGGGGTCTGACCAACTGCACCCATTCCCCAATAAAATGATTCTCTTTGGgagcctccttcctcctccctcggTCGGGAAATATTTTTAGCTCTCAGCGGGGCACACTGGCAGCTGCgccatcaccccccccccccccccccgccccaggtgCATCCCCTCggaggcgggcgggggcgggggcggcccggCGGGCGGGGCTCCTCCGCGCCTCCCTTCTCGGGGCCGTGGCCATACTAGGTCAGCGGCCGGCCAGgctggccgggggcggggcgtgcGCCCGGGCGACGCCCGCCGGGGCTGGGAGCCCAGCCCGGGGTGGAAGCCTCCCGGGCTCCTGAGCAGCCCCGCTGCCGGGAGTGGGACCCGGAGGGGGAGGAGCCTGTGGTGCCTTCTTGGCTCCGCCCTTATCCCCGCCCACTGCGGCTTTTAAGGGTCTCTTAGCAGGTGGCAATGCTCTATTCAAAGCTGGGAGCACTCCGAAACCCGCTAGGCTAGGTCAatgtcgcccccccccccccccaaccaggGGACTAGAGCAATACTTCCAGGCCTCGCAGGACTGCAACCGacctggggagagggggaagtcCCCACTCTCTGGCCCCGAGGCAGGGAGTGGTAAGCTTCGGAAGAGAGGTTTGGGGCCACGGTTTCTGTGCTTTCGAACCCAAACGGCCGGAAACTGTTACCCGCTCCTCTAGGCTCGGTTTGTGGGGACCCCAACCGCCTGCGGCTGCCCCTCCCAGGTTCCTCCCCGCTAGGGTCCAAGCATCCAGGCCCCCGCCCCCGCGCGGAGAACCCACCCGCCCCCTGCCGCTGCCCCTCTCCATCTGGGCCCCGCGTGCCCGCAGGAAGACGCCCGGCCCGCGGCTGCCTTAGCCCCGTGGGAACGGTTAGTCGCGAAAACAGGAACCCGGGCCGGGGGCTGGGCGGGGCGCCCCTTCCCCACCGCAGTCCgcttcctgcccctccccgcTTCCTCCGCCCGACACCCAGGCAGGGCGGGGGGCGTGGGGGCgccggggtgggggaagagggctCGGGGCTTAGCGCCCCCTCCTCCACGTGCCGCGCGGCCTAACCTCGGCTCGCCCACCCCCGGCGCAGCCAGTGGCGCAGCCCCCAGCCGCGGCCCGGGCCTGCGGCGCGGCGCGGCAGGGGAGGGGTTAAGCTGCCGCAGGGACCGCCGCGTGCCGGGTGGAGGGAGCCCCCGGTGGGGGAGGCGCCGCCGGCGGTGCGGAGTCGGGcgcaggagaggggagggggcggccgcggcgcgggggcggggcggcggggagcGGGGCAGCGGCGCGGAGAGCGCGCGGGAGCCGCAGCCGCAGCGAGGCCGGCGGGCGGGAGCGCACTGAGGTCGGCGGGGCCGGGCGCGGGCTTCGTGCCGCGGGTCCCGAGAGTGAGTGAGCGAGCGCGGGCGGGACGCCGGGCGGAGGAGGGCCGGGTCCCTCGGGGTTCCCCGGGGGGCGCAGATCTGCGGCGGTGTCGGGGGCAGAAAGAAGCTGCCGGGAAAGCCGGGAGCCTCTGCCGCGCACCCAGCTCTTCCCAGGCACATCTCGGCGGGGTCTTCCCCCGAGAacccccatttgacagatgagacTATTGAGGCTCCGAGACGCCAAGTGACTGTCAAGGTCACCCAGAGTGGAAGCAGCAGCGCCCAGCGGGGACAGCTCTGGTTGGCTTCTAGGAAAAGTGCGCCCACGAACTCCGTGGAAGAGCGCCCGTTCCCAGCCTGGGGGTCCTTCCGAGCCTGGGGGCACGTGTGGCCGGGGTGGGAGACCTTTCCGTAGGGCAAGGTTCTGCCacggcctggggtggggggcgacAGGATGGCTCTGGACCGCAGAGGAAGGAGGTGGCGGAATGGGCGTGTGCGCGCCCCCACGGggggtgtgcctgtgtgtgtgtggagtgtACATGCGTGTGGATGCACTGGCTTGCGTGCGGGCACACGTGTGCGGATGTCGGTGCCGCTGAGGCCGCGGGACCCGAGGCTGATCTGGCTCGAGAGACCAAGCAGGTCCGGGAGCCGGCGCGCGCCACGGGTTTGCATTCTGGGGTGGGTGAGCTGGGTCTATGCGCCGAGGGTTCCTCCGCGCAGGTGTGCACAGGGTGTATGGGAGCCCGAGGATGGGAGGCGAGGGACTGCGCCCTAGGTGTGTGGAAGAGGGTGTCTTGCACCCCACTGTGGAGCCTTGCACATGGAATGTGTCTGCCCCCTGTGTGGGTCCGTGTGACCCCGCCCCTGGAGCTGCTGGTGGTGTCATACACGAATTCGCCACCCCCACGGCGCTAGCGCCCCCTACAGGGAGCCCCACTCTGTGCCCCGGCGTGGCCGGCCCGGGAGTGCCTTCCCACTTCGACTGTGCCGAGGTTGGGGAGGCAGAGGGCCAGTGCGAGTCGGGAACCCTGGGGCCTCCGTGGAGGAGGTGGCCAGGGACCTCCGGTTCCCAGGCTCAGGCCTCCCGCTGACGCCTGGGGACCGCAGCAggctccccccgccccaggaATGTTCCTCTCTCCGCCCCAGCCCGCCTCCCCAAGGGCAGGCCCCAGGGGGCCGCCCTAGCCCCGCCTCGCCTTCCCGGGTGCGCCGGGGAGGGGACGACGAGGGGGGCAGGACGCCTGGGTTCTCCCGTCCCTCCTCCCATCCCAGAGAGAAATTCCTCCGAGGTCCCCTCAGGCTCCGGGTTCCCAAAATAACCCTGCGGGGGAAGGGAGGCTGTGGAGGGAGGGAAGCGGGAGGGGCGGGAGCGGAGCCGCAGGGTGCTGCAGGTGCCTCTGGGCCCTCGAGGCGGGGAGGGCCTGCGCGGGCCGGGCGACCTGCCTCGTCCATCCGGGGGAGCCCCCTCGGCCGTCCGGCGACTCCGAGGGAGGGCCGGAAGCCTCTCGGCGCGTCGGTTTCCCAACTGGCGGGTTGCACCATCCCCGGCCGGACCGTTTAACCCCGGGAGAGGCCGGGCCGAGGACTCCGCCCCTGCCCAGCAGGGGGCGTGCCGGCCCCGCCCCGTTCCTGCCCCGCCGGCGGCTTCCCCGGCCCGCGCCTCCGCGGACTCGCGTTCTGCCTCTCCCGGGACAGGGGACCGGCCGAGCCCTCGGGGAGGCTCCGGGGGCGCAGCTCGGGCCCAGCGCCTGGCGCCGGCGGCCATGGCGGGCACCCTGGACCTGGACAAGGGCTGCACAGTGGAGGAGCTGCTCCGCGGCTGCATTGAAGCCTTCGGTGAGTGGCCCTGGGGGGCACCCCCAACCCGGAGCCGGAACCCAGGCCCCCGCCTCCCCGCTGAGATCCCTGGCCCGGCCCCACCCAGCTCTGCACCCTGCGGCCCCTGGCGAAAGCCTCACTGTCCCGGGGCGCACGCTTCAGGCAGATGCGCAGGTTTCGTCCCCAGTCGGCCCCAGCCGGCGTTGAAGGGACAGCCCGGGTCCCCAGACTGACACATGAGGGACATTATCTGTCTCCTGGGGGAATCCGGAGGAACTCGCCATCTCCGGCCTGGGAGCCGTTTCCGGCTGATGGGGGGCGGCTTATCTGGTGAAGGGGTGCCCCTTCCCCCAAGCACTCAGGAAATGACCTCTGGATCCTTGATCCCGGGGCACCCAGACTCCTTCCGTCCCAGCTGGTTCCCCTCCTGACCGTGGGCCTCGCTCgagctcccctctccccacctcctcggGTCCCCCCCTCCTCGGGTCCCGCCCTCTACTCCCACCCTACCTTTTCTTTCTAATCTGCCCCCTGTTGGCGGAGTTCTGGGAAAGCAAGAGGTGGGCAGGTTCAGGCGTGCGGCGGGAGGGGCGAGTTGGGCAGGTGGGCTGCGGGTGGGCTTGGGGGCCCAGAGCGGTGGGACCAAGGGTCAGCCGTCTTCTCTTTGACCCCCGGGAGCTAGATGACTCCGGGAAGGTGCGGGACCCGCAGCTGGTTCGCATGTTCCTCATGATGCACCCGTGGTACATCCCCTCCTCTCAGCTGGCAGCAAAACTGCTGCACATATATCCTTCACCCCGCCGGGGCCCCTGGAGTCCTGAGCGAGCCCCGCTGCCCATCCCAGGCCGGGGCTGAGCGCGTCGACCCTCCTGCACCCCAGAATTCAGGATTCGCTCCAGCCGGCCTCTGTCCCTACCTGGGCCTTGCCCTCAGCCTCCCTTTGGCCTGACTCCCAGCCCAGACCCGGCCTCTGGCCTCGCTCCCAAAACCCAGGCCTTGGCCTCAGCATCCCTGAACCtaggccccgcccccacgccgCCCACCCACCGCGCCCCGCCCCTTCCCAGGCCCACACCAGCCTTCTAGAGGTGGCCTCCATCCTTGCAGTTCCTTAACTCTTGTTCACCTACCAACAATCTCGGAAGGACAACTCCAGCTCCCTGCAGGTGAAAACGTGCCACCTGGTCAGGTGAGTCCCCTGGGGCTCTGGCCCCTCCTGCTGCTCCCTGCTCAGATTTCAGCCTGTGATTGgcctgaaggagtggaaggagccGCGCTCTGGAAGTTGGGTCTTGTGGGGTTGAATCCTGGCCCTGGCCACGGTGGGCTGTGCCTGCCTCGCTCAAGGCCTTGGTTTTCTTATCtgtccagtgtgtgtgtgtggcggggtGTCTCAAGGAGCTGATATACACTTGGAGGAAGAAAGAGCTGGGTGGGGGGTACCTCAGTTTGAGGCACGGCAGGTTCTCTCTTTGGGGACCCACTACAATCTCAGACCCATGGGCAGCTCCCTCGGGGAAGGTGGGGGAAGCGCTGCCCTGGTGACCCTGCCCTCTTCCAGGTACTGGATCTCCGCATTCCCAGCGGAGTTTGACTTGAACCCCGAGCTGGCTGAGCAGATCAAGGAGCTGAAGGCTCTGCTGGACCAAGAAGGGAACCGGCGGCACAGCAGCCTCATTGACATCGAGAGCGTGTGCGTGGGGGAGCACGAAGGGCTGAAGGGCAGGCAGGCGGCACTCGGCGTCCTCCACCATctgtgcttaataaatgtttgttgagttgAATGAGTGAGGATCATGTCACTCTCTTGCTTAAAAGCCTTCCATGGCTCCCTATCGCCTTCAGAACAACTCAGCTGGGCATTCAAAGCCCTTCACAGCCTCTGGTCAGCTTGGCTTTCCTGCCTCATCTCCCGCGGCCCACCGCCCATCCCATGCACCTCGTACCACAGCCATGGGGGCCCACTTCCCAGGCTCTGGCCCCAGCGCCTCCTTCCTCATCACGGTGCTCCACTCCTCTGTTCCCCTTGCCTCCTCCTCCATCTTCTCATGACTCAGCACAAGTGTGCCGTCTCTGGGCTCTGCGGGCTCAGGCGGCGTGTGTCATTCCTGCCTTTGTCCTCCCGTGGCACTTGGTGCGGACGCCTGTACCAAAGACCCCTGTCCCCGTGGCGCACTGTTTTGTGATCGTTTGTTTCTGTCTGTCTCCCCCAGTAGACTGTGAGCTCCTCGCGGGCAGGAACCGTGTCTTGTTCACCTCTGTGTCCCCAGCGCCTAGCACAGTTGCCTGGCCCAGAGTACGTTGTTCATAAACGCGTGTTGAGTGCTTGAGGAGGGGGAGATAGGAGGCGTGGCTGGGAGTGGGGACCGCAGTGCCTAGGATGGTGGCCCGCAGCGTGGAGGCAGGCACTCGGATGGGTGCGTCGGTGTGAGTGTGGGGGCCACAAGGGACGGGATCCTCAGCAAAGGGCTCActacccctgcccccccccagccccacctaCAAGTGGAAGCGGCAGGTGACCCAGCGGAACCCTATGGGACAGAAAAAGCGCAAGATGTCCCTGTTGTTTGACCACCTGGAGCCCATGGAGCTGGCAGAGCATCTCACCTACCTGGAGTACCGCTCCTTCTGCAAGATCCTGGTGGGGCCCTGGGGCCTGCAGTGCTGGGTGTGGGCTGTGGCCTGGGGCAGGGGTCCCAGGAGAGGCGGAGTCCCCGGGGTGGGCCAGGAGAGCCCGGCTGGGTGCTGAGGCTGCTCCCGCCTCCAGTTCCAGGACTATCACAGCTTCGTGACGCATGGGTGCACGGTGGACAACCCAGTCCTGGAGCGTTTCATCTCCCTCTTCAACAGCGTCTCACAGTGGGTGCAGCTCATGATCCTCAGCAAGCTCACGGCCCCGCAGCGGGCCCTGGTCATCACGCACTTCGTCCACGTGGCAGAGGTGCCGGCCTCTCCCCGCGCCCCACCCTCCCCGAGAGCCAGTCAGGGAGTGGCCTGGGGCCCCTGCCCCTACCCGCTGACCCCAAGTCGGCCCGAGCCCCCTCCTCTCCACGAACCCCGGGTCTCCTCCAGAAAGATGGGGCTAACTTCCGGGCCCGTCCAGTGACTCAcggcctccccctctccctccgccTTTGCCCCCACCCAGAAGCTGCTGCAGCTGCAGAATTTCAACACGCTGATGGCGGTGGTCGGAGGCCTGAGCCACAGCTCCATCTCCCGCCTCAAGGAAACCCACAGCCACGTTAGCCCCGAGACCATCAAGGTGCCTGGGAGTGGGGAGCAGGACGGGTCGGGGGAGCAGCCTTCTCAAGCCCCGCGCCCAGCACTTCTGCACTGGGGGGCTGGGCACCGCcctcccatttgacagatgaggaaactgaggctcggagatGTTCATTGCTTTTCCCAGGTTGCGCAATGCGAGTGACAGAGTGGGGACATGCAAGTCTGCCTGACTCCAAGGCTTGTGCTTTCTCCTTCTATTTTTCTAACACACCCAGTGCATTAGAAAAATACACGTataggaaaagatataaaacataGGTGTggtttcaagaaaaatgaaaaagaagtgcCTGTGTAACCACTACCCAGGTCAAGAAATAGCAACTTGCCAGGCCCCAGAAGCGTCCAGCGCCTTAGCGCATGACTCCCCCAACCGAGGTGACCACAGATGTGACTTTGCTGATAGGCtgaccttgctttttttttttttttagctttaccACCTGTGTGCATCCCAGAGCAATGTGGGCTTTTTGTGGCCTGTTTTTAAGCATTCTATAAATGGAGTCATGTTGTATATGTtattttatgtctggtttctttcattccaTATAGTTGTACGATTCTTGCCTTTGGTTGCCATCTATACCCCAATTATGTGTCTTTTCTGTTGTCGAACGTGTGGGGTGTTTCAGTTTGTCTATAACAAACAATGTAGCTAAGGCCATTCTTCTAGTTCATTGTCTTATGCTGCcatgcctctctgagcctcagtttcttcttctgttcaATGTTGGTGATAACCTGTGCCCAGAGTAGAGGTGTGACCTTCGGCAGTGGGTGTTGCTTGAACCTGTGACCTATGAACTCTGACCTCCAGGAACTGATGTTGGGGGCAATTAGGGAGGATTTCGACCTTTCCCCTCTGCCAGACCCTGGCTCCTCAAGCTCTCCCACATttctggggctgggggagggggctggttGAGCCGGCGGCCTGTGTGTGCATGGGTGACCCTCTCTCCCCGCTGCCCGCTCAGCTCTGGGAAGGTCTGACGGAACTAGTGACCGCCACGGGCAACTATGGCAACTACCGGCGCCGGCTGGCAGCCTGCGTGGGCTTCCGCTTCCCCATCCTGGGTGTGCACCTCAAGGATCTGGTGGCCCTGCAGCTGGCACTGCCCGACTGGCTGGACTCTGCCCGCACCCAGCTCAACGGAGCCAAGATGAAGCAGCTCTTCAGCATCCTGGAGGAGCTGGCCATGGTGACCAGCCTGCGGCCTCCCGTGCAGGCCAACCCCGACCTGCTGAGCCTGCTCACGGTGAGTGCCCGGGGGCCGGCACCAGGCCTCAACAGCTGCGCTGGTCCTGGGTGTCCCCGAGGCTCTGGGCTTGGAGAAACCAACGGGCTGAGATCTAGCCTAGCTCCGAGGGCTTGGGGAGAAGTCTGAGGTGCCAGGATCAGGGTGGGGCTACGGACCGAGCTCTGACCTCTAGGTGGGCACGTGGACTCTAGGCTGGGCCCTGGGTTGAGTGCCCGGCCCTGGGTTATATTCAAGGTTTAGGGCCAAGTTCTACGTTCTGGGTGCCAGGGTTGGCTTCTAGACATGGCCCTTGGCTCCGAGATTCTCAGCTCTGAGCCAGGTTCTGGGCTTGGCCTCAGATTCAGTTCTGGGGGTCTAGGGTGGGAGTTGGGTTCTTCTGGACATGGTTGAATTCTTAGCTTCTTTGCACCTCCAACTTGGATTCTGGGTGCTGGCTGGGGTTCTGAATTGGGGATGCATTTCAGAGCTCCAGGCTGTGTTCTGGCCCATCTTACCTGAGATCGTGGCCGTGACTTGTGTTCTGGGTTTGGGACTCAGCTGTAGAGCTGGGCTGGCTCGAGGGTGCCAGTGTGTGAGCCGAGCTGTGGCCTCTAGGCAGACCAGCGGCTCTGAGCTCTGGGCAGGAGGCTGTGCGAGCGGCAGGGCTGGGAGGCTGAGTGAGCCCCTGTGTCCCAGGTGTCTCTGGATCAGTATCAGTCGGAGGATGAGCTGTACCAGCTGTCCCTGCAGCGGGAGCCACGTTCCAAGTCCTCGGTGAGGGGGGCAGTCCCCGCTGCCCCATTCTGGCCCATTCTCCATCCCACCCGGGACTCCCAGGGCGAAAGGACAGGCAGAGCTTTAAGAGGTGGCCTCATCCTGTTTATCAGACAGATGGGGCCACTGCGGCCCGGGGGGAGGGGCTGGCTTCTTTCTCCCCCAGGGGTTCCCCGGGACCCCCTCCACACTGGCCCTAGCCCCAGGCCTGGCCATTTCACAGCCAACCAGCCCCACAAGCTGCACCCCGCCTCCCCGGCCCCCCGTGTTGGAGGAGTGGACCTCAGCCGCCAAACCCAAGCTGGATCAGGCTCTCATGGTGGAGCACATCGAAAAGATGGTGGAGGTGAGACTCCGTGGTGGCCGGTCCTGGAGCctgaggggtgaggggagaagcTGGCCAGTGGATGTCGTGGTCCACGAAGGCAGGGTTTGCCGGAGCACTGCTTTGGGAGTCACCCTGAGTACCACATTCGAGGGCCAGCACCGTCTCTGGAAGGCAGAGGGCGTAGCCTGCGAGCCGCGGGGGCTGAGGGGCTGAcaggtggggttggggtggggtatGGAAAAGGGAGCAGGTGGGGGGGACAGCCAGCCTCCCGCATCCCCGGGGACACTCTTTCTGCGCGGTGTGGCCTGGGAATATGGGAAGGGGCGGGGCCTGATGCTCCTTGTCtttgcccctcccccatcctgtgTGTCCCCCCCCAGTCTGTGTTCCGGAACTTTGACGTTGATGGCGACGGCCACATCTCACAGGAAGAATTCCAGATCATCCGTGGGAACTTCCCTTACCTCATCGCCTTTGGGGATCTCGACCAGAACCAgtgaggaggctgggagggcacgggactgggggagagggaaggcagCCCAGCTCACTTCCCCCCTcgggtttcagtttcctcatgtgcaaGAGGAGGCCATTGAACCAGACGACCTTGGCAGAGGAAGGTCCCTCTGTGGGGAGGGGCTCTTATTTTGGTGGGGGGATGGCATCTGCCGAGACCGCGTGTCACCTCACTCATTCAGACAGATGAGGGGCTCTGCCTGAAGTTTGCAAAGACTTTGGCCTTGGGGCTAGTGCCACAATAATGCTCTTTTATTTGTGGAACTCTCAGTTGCAAAAAGTGTGGGCAAGTGAAGTTCCTGAGTAGCCTGTTTCAATGAATAGATAAGAAGGGCCTGGAATTAACAGCATCCACTTGCTTATCAACAATTCATATGCTGACGATTTGGAAAAACAGCTGGTTCTCTAAAGCAGATTCAGCATGCCCCTGCAACCATGCCCACGTGCCTCATTGGCTGAGGAGACAAAACTCGCATCAAAATTCACAGCCCATCCCAGGTTGATTTTTTTGTTCATGTTATTGGTGTTtcaaaagttttttttgtttgtttgtttaccaaATTACAAAAATTCATGGGAAAAAGACAatttgggaataaaataaatttatagtgaACAAAGCACATAAAGTAAGAAGTAGAAGTTCCCTCTTTGTTTTCCCACGGGCAGAGAGAGGACCACTATTTAGCACTGTTAGCAATGTTAGTGATTTGGCAATCTGTATCTATCCTTccagtccttttttttctttctttctgtgcatGTGCAAATCAATACAGATTTTGTTGCTTTGGTGTCTGTTTCATGGACAAACAGGATTATGGTACAAATCCGGTTCTACCCTtggcttttaaacatttttaaaatttttcgtattcttttcattgttttgtttgttgtctgctcattgttttttgttccttgtctttttg
Coding sequences:
- the RASGRP2 gene encoding RAS guanyl-releasing protein 2, translating into MAGTLDLDKGCTVEELLRGCIEAFDDSGKVRDPQLVRMFLMMHPWYIPSSQLAAKLLHIYQQSRKDNSSSLQVKTCHLVRYWISAFPAEFDLNPELAEQIKELKALLDQEGNRRHSSLIDIESVPTYKWKRQVTQRNPMGQKKRKMSLLFDHLEPMELAEHLTYLEYRSFCKILFQDYHSFVTHGCTVDNPVLERFISLFNSVSQWVQLMILSKLTAPQRALVITHFVHVAEKLLQLQNFNTLMAVVGGLSHSSISRLKETHSHVSPETIKLWEGLTELVTATGNYGNYRRRLAACVGFRFPILGVHLKDLVALQLALPDWLDSARTQLNGAKMKQLFSILEELAMVTSLRPPVQANPDLLSLLTVSLDQYQSEDELYQLSLQREPRSKSSPTSPTSCTPPPRPPVLEEWTSAAKPKLDQALMVEHIEKMVESVFRNFDVDGDGHISQEEFQIIRGNFPYLIAFGDLDQNQDGCISKEEMVSYFLRSSSVLGGRMGFVHNFQESNSLRPVACRHCKALILGIYKQGLKCRACGVNCHKQCKDRLSVECRRRAQSVSLEGSAPSPTHTHHRAFSFSLPRPGRRGSRPPEIREEEVQTVEDGVFDIHL